The Roseiconus lacunae genome window below encodes:
- a CDS encoding MauE/DoxX family redox-associated membrane protein codes for MNSDSLPTLSPDADLGRTFSRCWAIGLLGLIGVTYPLWIPSELTLTTFPSIGLVKLPTQAQVLSSLVGALFVLIGLVCNALRPGTDWRWGLVSLGFGLLVIVDQHRLQPWCYQAIVYGCLLASLPWREARRWVSVITASIYLYSAAGKLDYQFVHTVGREIVSQPLGLFLDNPAAHATQLAVMLPISELMIGAMLLVPFTRRVGGIAAMVMHATLFVLLGPWALNHSFGVLGWNLVLAFQAWLLFVKSPGQGSASSTNPAPDQTPAGFVWKSIPYGTRVFACLILVAPITERVGIWDHWTSWSLYSPHTSRAIIEVHQSALQKLPASVRDHLQDTEGDQWYRLKLEPWSFESRLVPIYPQARYQLAIADVLAATYELQQAIRVELRSTSDRWTGKRQSTYLIGTSEVGKARAEYWLPLRKR; via the coding sequence TTGAACTCTGATAGCCTCCCGACGCTGTCCCCAGATGCGGACCTTGGACGCACTTTCTCACGATGCTGGGCGATCGGTTTGCTCGGCTTGATTGGTGTGACCTATCCGCTTTGGATTCCCAGTGAGTTGACTCTCACGACATTTCCTTCGATTGGCTTGGTAAAACTCCCCACTCAGGCCCAAGTTCTAAGCAGTCTTGTTGGCGCGTTGTTTGTGCTGATTGGACTGGTGTGCAACGCGCTGCGACCGGGCACGGATTGGCGCTGGGGATTGGTTTCTCTGGGGTTCGGACTGCTTGTGATCGTCGATCAGCATCGCTTGCAGCCCTGGTGTTACCAAGCGATCGTTTACGGTTGTCTGTTGGCCAGTCTGCCGTGGCGAGAAGCTCGCCGTTGGGTAAGCGTGATCACGGCAAGCATCTATCTCTACAGTGCGGCCGGTAAGTTAGACTACCAGTTTGTTCATACGGTTGGCCGCGAAATCGTCTCGCAACCTCTCGGGCTTTTTCTGGACAACCCGGCAGCGCACGCGACCCAACTTGCGGTCATGCTACCGATCTCTGAATTGATGATTGGGGCCATGTTGCTGGTTCCGTTCACACGGCGGGTCGGCGGAATCGCCGCAATGGTGATGCACGCGACGCTCTTTGTCTTGCTTGGCCCGTGGGCACTGAATCACAGCTTTGGCGTGTTGGGATGGAATCTCGTGCTCGCATTCCAGGCTTGGTTGCTGTTCGTCAAGAGCCCGGGGCAGGGATCGGCATCTTCGACGAACCCAGCGCCCGATCAAACGCCTGCCGGCTTTGTCTGGAAAAGCATTCCATATGGAACACGCGTGTTTGCCTGTCTGATTCTGGTCGCACCGATTACGGAACGAGTCGGAATCTGGGACCACTGGACGTCATGGTCACTGTACTCGCCTCACACCAGTCGTGCGATCATTGAGGTCCATCAGTCGGCATTGCAGAAGCTTCCGGCTTCGGTCCGCGACCACCTGCAAGACACTGAGGGTGATCAGTGGTATCGGTTGAAACTCGAACCCTGGTCGTTCGAGTCTCGTTTGGTTCCCATTTATCCGCAAGCGAGGTATCAGCTTGCGATTGCCGATGTATTAGCAGCAACCTATGAGCTTCAACAAGCAATTCGCGTTGAGTTGCGATCGACGTCTGATCGTTGGACTGGGAAACGGCAGTCGACGTATTTGATCGGGACAAGCGAAGTCGGGAAAGCGAGGGCGGAATATTGGTTGCCGCTGCGAAAGCGTTGA
- a CDS encoding LuxR C-terminal-related transcriptional regulator, which produces MQSVSPLDLPQVTDFIEPYFFFSNRGLTEVTYVSPSVERVLGYNPATLPGASYSDFLVGDDPLNDDVEECQRADLSGGRTIHALRSVFDRHGSRRILAVNTVGVCERPGGPIVRRHNIARDVTESVESHRQLMMRLHTLDRAARQLSPQEREVAELIMEGKMNRDIARELNVSDRTVERRRAAIMKHLDAATVSEMVARLVERELLRKWTFSASDAQWQTARNSHLAVTAVAG; this is translated from the coding sequence GTGCAAAGCGTCTCGCCATTGGATCTACCGCAAGTAACGGATTTCATTGAGCCCTACTTTTTCTTTTCAAATCGTGGGCTAACCGAAGTCACTTATGTCAGCCCGTCGGTGGAAAGAGTCCTCGGTTATAACCCCGCGACCCTTCCCGGTGCGTCCTACAGTGATTTCTTAGTCGGAGATGATCCGCTGAATGATGACGTCGAGGAATGCCAACGAGCGGACCTCAGCGGCGGTCGAACGATTCACGCGCTGCGAAGCGTTTTTGACCGTCACGGCAGCCGTCGCATCCTGGCGGTCAACACGGTCGGAGTTTGTGAGCGTCCCGGCGGCCCGATAGTGCGACGTCACAACATCGCCCGGGACGTCACCGAGAGTGTTGAATCGCATCGACAGTTGATGATGCGTTTACACACCTTGGATCGTGCCGCACGACAACTCAGTCCACAAGAACGTGAAGTCGCTGAATTGATCATGGAAGGAAAAATGAATCGCGACATCGCGCGTGAACTGAACGTATCGGACCGAACGGTCGAACGTCGCCGGGCGGCGATTATGAAACATCTCGATGCCGCCACGGTGTCAGAAATGGTGGCCCGATTGGTTGAACGCGAATTGCTTCGCAAGTGGACGTTCTCGGCGAGTGATGCCCAGTGGCAAACGGCCCGCAACTCGCATTTAGCCGTGACAGCCGTCGCCGGTTAA
- a CDS encoding acetyltransferase: MTDFDVFNGDADGICALHQLRLAEPRQSELITGVKRDINLVRRIAAKPGDRVTVLDVSLDKNRDELGRVLGEGASVQYFDHHFAGEIPQSDRLEAHIDTAGDVCTGLLVSRYLKDAFLPWAVTALFGDNLHDAARAAAEPLGLSDEQLAKLERLGTLMNYNGYGSTIDDLYFPPDQLYQKVEPYSDPFEFIETDAAFETLADGFEDDMKRAESVEPVLETDSCAAFVFPCESFSRRVSGVYSNQLARLNPARAHALASQLPGGGYLVSVRAPLQTKSGADELCRQFPTGGGRQAAAGINDLPADQLDAFLAAMQTQFA; this comes from the coding sequence ATGACCGACTTCGATGTTTTCAATGGTGACGCCGATGGCATTTGCGCCCTCCACCAACTCCGCTTGGCCGAACCTCGGCAGTCGGAACTGATCACCGGAGTCAAACGTGACATCAATCTCGTTCGGCGGATTGCCGCTAAACCGGGTGATCGTGTGACGGTGCTCGATGTTTCACTCGACAAGAACCGTGACGAACTGGGGCGTGTTCTCGGCGAGGGGGCAAGCGTTCAATATTTTGACCATCACTTCGCAGGCGAGATCCCCCAGTCCGATCGCTTGGAAGCCCACATCGATACCGCCGGAGATGTCTGCACCGGCTTGCTAGTTAGCCGGTATTTAAAGGACGCGTTTCTGCCGTGGGCGGTGACGGCGTTGTTCGGAGACAACCTTCACGACGCCGCGCGAGCCGCTGCCGAACCGTTGGGGCTGTCCGACGAACAACTCGCCAAACTGGAACGACTCGGAACGCTGATGAACTACAACGGCTACGGAAGCACGATTGACGATCTGTACTTCCCGCCCGACCAGCTTTATCAAAAGGTCGAACCTTATAGCGACCCATTCGAGTTTATTGAAACGGATGCCGCGTTCGAGACCTTGGCCGATGGCTTTGAAGACGACATGAAGCGGGCGGAATCCGTCGAACCCGTGTTGGAAACCGACTCCTGTGCCGCATTCGTATTTCCTTGCGAATCATTTTCTCGGCGAGTCAGCGGCGTCTACAGCAATCAACTCGCCCGATTGAATCCCGCCCGGGCACATGCACTCGCCAGCCAACTTCCCGGCGGCGGATACTTAGTTAGTGTCCGGGCTCCGCTGCAGACAAAATCGGGAGCAGACGAGCTTTGCCGCCAATTCCCGACCGGCGGCGGACGTCAAGCCGCTGCGGGAATCAACGACCTTCCTGCCGATCAACTCGATGCGTTCCTAGCGGCGATGCAAACACAATTTGCTTAG
- a CDS encoding DUF1501 domain-containing protein: protein MNPLLRQIQTQTRRHFFRQSTTGLGSIALSSLLAQDTSAVGTAGDLNTDAQNVGQTPAVDNPLAPRLPHFAAKAKRVIYLHMTGSPPNLDLFDYKPELIKRSDQECPDEFLAGREFAFTSGTPKLMGSPRQWKQVGDAGMWMSDAVPHFHSIADEMCMVHSVYTDQFNHAPAELLVYTGSPRSGRPSMGSWVTYGLGSENENLPGFVVLISSGVQPNGGKNSFGSGFLPSVYQGVQCRSKGDPVLYSSDPVGMPRDVRRSTLDALADLNRLQIDQMGHPETLTRIAQYELAFRMQTSVPEVMDISAEPQTILDEYGAKPGESSLANNCLLARRLVESGVRFVQLFDWGWDFHGTGADTGLTDGLTKKCASMDRPVAALIKDLKRRGLLDDTLVVWGGEFGRTPFREGRTAKSKILGRDHYPDAFTMWMAGGGIKPGYEYGRSDELGFSVAENPVHVHDLQATILHQLGFDHERLTYRFQGRDFRLTDVHGHVVKDLLA from the coding sequence ATGAATCCATTGCTCCGACAAATACAAACTCAAACTCGACGGCACTTCTTTCGCCAATCGACCACCGGGTTGGGATCGATCGCCCTCTCGTCATTGCTCGCCCAGGACACGTCTGCGGTGGGTACCGCGGGCGACCTAAATACCGATGCCCAAAACGTCGGCCAGACCCCGGCGGTCGACAATCCGCTCGCCCCACGCTTGCCACACTTTGCGGCCAAGGCGAAGCGTGTGATCTACTTGCACATGACTGGATCGCCGCCAAACCTTGATCTGTTCGATTACAAACCTGAATTGATCAAGCGTAGCGACCAAGAATGTCCCGATGAATTTTTGGCCGGCCGCGAGTTCGCGTTCACCAGCGGGACGCCGAAACTGATGGGATCACCTCGTCAATGGAAACAGGTCGGCGACGCGGGAATGTGGATGTCCGATGCGGTCCCACACTTTCATTCGATCGCCGATGAGATGTGCATGGTGCATTCGGTCTACACCGACCAATTCAACCACGCACCGGCCGAACTTTTGGTCTACACCGGTTCGCCGCGAAGCGGACGCCCCTCGATGGGTTCTTGGGTGACCTATGGGCTAGGAAGCGAAAATGAAAACCTGCCCGGTTTCGTCGTGTTAATCTCAAGTGGGGTTCAACCCAACGGCGGAAAAAACTCGTTCGGTAGCGGTTTCTTACCATCGGTCTATCAAGGCGTCCAATGCCGATCCAAAGGCGATCCGGTCCTCTATTCGTCTGATCCCGTGGGGATGCCACGAGACGTTCGACGATCAACACTCGACGCCCTCGCAGATTTGAATCGATTACAGATCGACCAGATGGGTCACCCCGAAACGCTAACGCGGATCGCGCAGTACGAACTCGCGTTTCGGATGCAAACGTCGGTTCCAGAGGTAATGGATATCTCGGCGGAACCTCAGACGATCCTGGATGAATACGGTGCCAAACCAGGCGAATCCAGCTTGGCAAACAACTGTCTGCTTGCGCGGCGTCTGGTCGAATCCGGTGTCCGATTCGTCCAGCTATTCGACTGGGGTTGGGACTTTCATGGGACCGGTGCCGACACCGGGCTGACCGATGGCTTGACGAAGAAGTGTGCGTCAATGGACCGACCCGTCGCGGCGTTAATCAAAGACTTGAAACGCCGTGGACTGCTCGACGATACGCTGGTCGTTTGGGGAGGTGAGTTCGGACGTACGCCGTTTCGCGAAGGCCGAACCGCGAAAAGCAAAATTTTGGGACGCGACCACTATCCCGATGCATTCACCATGTGGATGGCCGGGGGCGGAATCAAACCGGGGTACGAATACGGACGTTCCGATGAACTCGGTTTCAGCGTGGCAGAGAACCCGGTGCACGTTCATGATTTGCAAGCGACGATTTTGCATCAATTGGGATTCGATCACGAACGATTGACGTACCGATTTCAAGGACGTGACTTCCGTTTGACCGACGTGCACGGCCATGTCGTCAAAGATCTATTGGCTTAG